One window of the Crassaminicella thermophila genome contains the following:
- the argH gene encoding argininosuccinate lyase: protein MKLWGGRFEKSTASFVDEFNASITFDQKLYKHDIMGSIAHAKMLAKSSIITKEESKKIIEGLKEILADIEAGKISFQIELEDIHMNIEKLLTDRIGEVGKKLHTARSRNDQVAVDIRLYLRDEIINIKQSLKNLLGSLIEIAKEHIDTVMPGYTHLQRAQPITLGYHMMAYFQMFQRDYDRLDDCYKRLNIMPLGAGALAGTTYNTDREFLREELGFFSICENSLDAVSDRDFVIEFVNASAMIMMHLSRFCEEVILWNSKEFNFVEMDDSYSTGSSIMPQKKNPDVAELIRGKTGRVYGNLINLFTIMKALPLAYNKDMQEDKPPLFDTVENVKACLEIFNEMLKTMTINKDSMRKATKEGFMNATDVADYLVKKGLPFRSAHEVVGKMVLYCIQKGKSIDDLTIEEFKNFSSIFTEDILDVIKIENCIASKVSQGSTAKASVERMIDKAKEFVDKL, encoded by the coding sequence ATGAAGCTGTGGGGAGGACGTTTTGAAAAAAGTACAGCATCTTTTGTAGACGAATTTAATGCTTCCATTACATTTGATCAAAAGCTATATAAGCATGATATCATGGGCAGTATTGCTCATGCTAAAATGCTTGCAAAATCAAGTATCATTACAAAAGAAGAATCTAAAAAGATTATAGAAGGATTAAAAGAAATATTAGCAGATATTGAAGCTGGGAAAATATCCTTTCAAATAGAACTTGAAGATATTCACATGAATATAGAAAAGCTTCTTACAGATAGAATTGGTGAAGTAGGCAAAAAGCTGCATACAGCAAGGAGTAGAAATGACCAAGTAGCAGTAGATATAAGACTTTATCTTCGTGATGAAATCATTAATATTAAGCAAAGCCTAAAGAATTTATTAGGTTCTCTTATAGAGATTGCAAAAGAGCATATTGATACTGTTATGCCAGGCTATACCCATCTTCAAAGGGCGCAGCCAATTACCTTAGGCTATCATATGATGGCATATTTTCAAATGTTTCAAAGAGATTACGATAGGCTTGATGATTGTTATAAACGTTTAAATATTATGCCATTAGGTGCAGGTGCTTTAGCAGGAACTACTTATAATACAGATAGAGAATTTTTAAGAGAAGAATTAGGATTTTTTTCAATCTGTGAAAATTCTTTAGATGCAGTAAGTGATAGAGATTTTGTTATAGAATTTGTGAATGCTTCTGCTATGATTATGATGCATTTAAGCCGTTTTTGTGAAGAAGTGATTTTGTGGAATTCCAAGGAATTTAATTTTGTTGAAATGGATGATTCATATAGTACAGGAAGTAGTATTATGCCTCAAAAGAAAAACCCTGATGTTGCAGAGCTAATTCGTGGAAAAACAGGAAGGGTTTATGGAAACCTTATTAATTTATTTACAATTATGAAAGCATTACCTCTTGCATATAATAAAGATATGCAGGAAGATAAACCTCCACTATTTGATACTGTTGAAAATGTAAAAGCTTGTCTTGAAATATTTAATGAAATGCTAAAAACAATGACTATTAATAAGGATAGTATGAGAAAAGCAACGAAAGAAGGTTTTATGAACGCTACGGATGTAGCAGATTATCTTGTAAAAAAAGGACTTCCTTTTAGAAGTGCCCATGAAGTAGTAGGAAAGATGGTACTTTATTGTATTCAAAAAGGGAAAAGTATAGATGATTTGACAATAGAAGAATTTAAAAATTTTTCTTCTATATTTACAGAAGATATATTAGATGTAATAAAGATAGAAAATTGTATTGCATCAAAAGTATCACAGGGATCTACTGCTAAAGCAAGTGTTGAAAGAATGATTGATAAAGCAAAAGAATTTGTTGATAAATTATGA
- a CDS encoding Ger(x)C family spore germination protein has protein sequence MHKWKIIFIGLMSIVFFTGCWDKVEIDKRAFITMFGVDKYNEQEKASDIKRNRYVITFEYANTGLIAGKVQGKPNFLMTSVGINANDIIDLINTRINKTAYFGHLKAVVIGEEFAKEEKLLREILDVIERSPSIGRKVNLMITPSLQKDVLKVNLEEQPVLGLFVRDLVKKRVSSRVADADLGYILRSLHESRAAIVPRIIPDDKGIKIAGAAVLKDFKMVGYLGEIETNALMYMLDKMKDSVVNVSVDNLIIPMEITETKTKMKVFEKDGKIITSFEVKGEGDLTQHLFEVRNQPLDNKYINKLEKALSKKIQEQIKSTYKKIQKDFGADLVQAGEYLRKHEPNTWDKVKDNWDEIFPKTEVVVHVDMKIRRVGVTQ, from the coding sequence GTGCATAAATGGAAGATAATCTTTATTGGGTTAATGAGTATAGTCTTTTTTACAGGTTGTTGGGATAAGGTAGAAATAGATAAGAGGGCTTTCATTACCATGTTCGGAGTAGATAAATATAATGAACAAGAGAAAGCTTCAGACATAAAAAGAAATAGATATGTTATAACTTTTGAATATGCTAATACAGGATTGATTGCTGGAAAAGTCCAAGGGAAACCAAACTTTTTAATGACTTCTGTAGGAATTAATGCAAATGATATAATAGATCTTATCAATACAAGAATCAATAAGACTGCATATTTTGGTCATCTGAAGGCTGTAGTTATAGGAGAAGAATTTGCAAAAGAGGAAAAATTATTAAGAGAAATATTAGATGTAATAGAGAGGAGCCCTTCTATTGGTAGAAAGGTAAATTTAATGATTACGCCAAGTCTTCAGAAGGATGTTTTAAAGGTGAATCTAGAAGAACAACCTGTACTTGGATTATTCGTAAGAGATTTGGTAAAAAAAAGGGTATCATCTAGAGTTGCAGATGCAGACTTAGGATACATTCTTAGAAGTCTTCATGAAAGTCGTGCAGCTATAGTACCTAGAATAATACCAGATGATAAGGGTATTAAAATTGCAGGTGCTGCTGTTTTAAAAGATTTTAAAATGGTAGGTTATTTAGGAGAGATAGAGACTAATGCACTGATGTATATGTTAGATAAGATGAAGGATAGTGTAGTTAATGTTTCTGTGGACAATCTTATTATTCCAATGGAAATAACAGAAACAAAAACTAAGATGAAGGTTTTTGAAAAAGATGGAAAAATAATAACGAGTTTTGAGGTCAAGGGGGAAGGTGATTTGACACAACATTTATTTGAGGTAAGAAATCAACCCCTAGATAATAAATATATAAATAAATTAGAAAAAGCATTGTCAAAAAAGATTCAAGAGCAAATAAAATCAACTTATAAAAAAATACAGAAGGATTTTGGAGCAGATTTGGTGCAAGCTGGTGAATATCTGAGGAAACATGAGCCAAATACATGGGATAAGGTAAAGGATAATTGGGATGAAATTTTTCCGAAAACAGAAGTAGTGGTTCATGTAGATATGAAAATAAGAAGAGTTGGAGTCACCCAATAA
- a CDS encoding argininosuccinate synthase, with amino-acid sequence MKKEKVVLAYSGGLDTSVILTWLKETYGYDVIAVCVNVGQEDDFEEVKKKALATGAVDAYAVDVVEEFITEYIYPTLKAGAVYEDDYLLGTSFARPLIAKKLVEIAEKEGAVAIAHGATGKGNDQVRFEATIKALNPRLKIIAPWRIWSLKSREDCIDYAQKHNIPITVTKNKIYSRDQNIWHISHEGGNLENPWNEHDESIYMMSVAPQDAPDEPTYIEIEFEKGIPVKINGEKYDPVTMLTILNKIAGENGVGTIDIIENRLVGMKSRGIYETPGGTVLFKAHKALEKLTLDRDTLSFKKIVAEKYAQLVYDGLWYTPLREALSKFVDHTQECVTGKVKMKLYKGNCVAVASVSPYSLYNEEFVTFGEDDVYNQKDAEGFINLFALPLTIRAIMNEKKIKEEKEVI; translated from the coding sequence ATGAAAAAAGAAAAAGTGGTATTGGCATATTCTGGAGGATTAGATACCTCTGTTATACTTACATGGTTAAAAGAAACTTATGGTTATGATGTTATTGCAGTATGTGTGAATGTTGGGCAGGAAGATGATTTTGAAGAAGTAAAAAAGAAAGCTCTTGCTACTGGAGCTGTTGATGCATATGCTGTTGATGTAGTAGAAGAATTCATTACAGAGTATATTTATCCAACTTTAAAAGCAGGTGCTGTATATGAAGATGATTATTTATTAGGGACATCTTTTGCTAGACCATTGATTGCAAAAAAATTAGTAGAAATTGCAGAAAAAGAAGGAGCAGTAGCAATTGCTCATGGTGCTACTGGAAAAGGAAACGATCAGGTACGTTTTGAGGCTACTATTAAAGCACTTAATCCTCGTTTGAAGATTATTGCTCCTTGGAGAATATGGAGTCTAAAATCAAGAGAAGATTGTATTGATTATGCACAAAAACATAATATTCCAATTACAGTTACAAAAAATAAAATATACAGTCGTGATCAAAATATATGGCATATTAGTCATGAAGGAGGAAATCTTGAAAATCCATGGAATGAGCATGATGAAAGTATATACATGATGAGTGTAGCACCACAGGATGCTCCAGATGAACCGACGTATATAGAGATAGAATTTGAAAAGGGAATACCCGTTAAAATAAATGGTGAAAAATATGATCCAGTAACAATGCTTACAATCCTAAATAAAATTGCAGGTGAGAATGGGGTTGGAACTATTGATATTATTGAGAATAGATTGGTTGGAATGAAATCTCGTGGTATTTATGAAACCCCAGGAGGTACAGTACTTTTTAAAGCACATAAAGCTTTAGAAAAATTAACATTAGATAGAGATACATTAAGCTTTAAGAAAATAGTTGCAGAAAAATATGCTCAACTTGTTTATGACGGGTTATGGTATACACCTTTAAGAGAAGCTCTTTCTAAATTTGTAGACCATACTCAAGAATGTGTGACAGGAAAAGTAAAAATGAAACTTTATAAGGGAAATTGCGTGGCGGTTGCATCTGTTTCACCTTACTCCTTATATAATGAAGAATTCGTTACCTTTGGAGAAGATGATGTCTACAATCAAAAGGATGCGGAAGGCTTTATCAATCTATTTGCATTGCCGTTAACCATTCGTGCCATTATGAATGAGAAAAAAATAAAAGAGGAGAAAGAAGTAATATGA
- a CDS encoding CLC_0170 family protein, whose protein sequence is MFFYKEMKDFYSFYVFFLSISIGLFCLFVDYKSLRKKKLKKEAKICKFIGWTYLVGNIGFYIIFKVFE, encoded by the coding sequence ATGTTTTTCTATAAAGAGATGAAAGATTTTTATAGTTTTTATGTATTTTTTTTAAGCATAAGTATTGGGCTATTTTGTTTATTTGTAGATTATAAGTCATTGAGGAAAAAGAAATTAAAAAAAGAGGCAAAGATTTGCAAATTTATAGGCTGGACATATTTAGTTGGAAATATTGGGTTTTATATTATTTTTAAGGTGTTCGAATAA
- a CDS encoding DUF3794 and LysM peptidoglycan-binding domain-containing protein: protein MAVELMRDLLKIDQVIGEGDTQALVEGEILVPDVKPDISRILSVDGNINITGKEAVADKIVVDGVVNFKILYASEAGDYPIYSMNASAGFSQKIDIPETQPNMDMDVVAEIEHIDFSVINERKISIKTVLNLTGKSIATSKMEVLRGVEGLEDLQILKNTVYYNDRIGNNHSETIVRENFEIDENMPEIAEILKCDAFAVEKEKQVTDGKVIVGGVVKVNTLYVADDDRNSLFLLKHEIPFTHFVEVTGAMKDMDSKVKLKVDEVYTDVKENIDGDRKIFEVEAMVKIDAIVNDIEEKEVVVDAYSPSKKLKIDKKKVVFNQTVGKNASNMVVKEMLDLPSNYPEIFKVFSINTNPIITEVSMVEDKNIIEGIIEADVLYISQDKDQSAHSFRQEIPFRHFVEVDGAREGMQTEVDIHINDVDYSLINPEQIELKVNIGASCIVSKKLEIDVLVDAEELDEMVDLSKRPSITIYYVQPGDTLWKIAKRYHTTVDDLIKTNNIENPERIIPGDQIIIQKTFKYKI from the coding sequence ATGGCCGTTGAGTTAATGAGAGATTTACTGAAGATAGATCAGGTCATAGGAGAAGGGGATACCCAGGCACTTGTAGAGGGGGAGATACTTGTACCAGATGTTAAGCCTGATATTTCTAGAATATTGTCTGTAGATGGAAATATAAATATCACAGGAAAAGAAGCAGTTGCTGATAAAATCGTTGTAGATGGTGTAGTTAATTTTAAAATCCTTTATGCTTCAGAAGCAGGAGATTATCCAATCTATAGTATGAATGCTAGTGCAGGCTTTAGCCAAAAAATTGATATACCAGAAACACAGCCTAATATGGATATGGATGTAGTGGCAGAAATAGAACATATTGATTTTAGTGTAATAAATGAAAGAAAAATATCTATAAAAACTGTTCTAAATCTTACAGGAAAGAGTATAGCTACATCAAAAATGGAAGTACTAAGAGGGGTAGAAGGATTAGAAGATTTGCAGATTCTAAAAAATACAGTTTATTATAATGATAGGATAGGAAATAATCATTCAGAAACAATTGTACGAGAGAATTTTGAAATAGATGAAAATATGCCGGAAATTGCTGAAATATTAAAATGTGATGCTTTTGCAGTAGAAAAAGAAAAGCAGGTAACAGATGGAAAGGTTATTGTTGGTGGTGTTGTAAAGGTAAATACTCTTTATGTAGCAGATGATGATAGAAATTCTTTATTTTTATTAAAACATGAGATTCCTTTTACCCATTTTGTAGAAGTTACAGGGGCTATGAAAGATATGGACAGTAAGGTAAAATTAAAAGTAGATGAAGTATATACAGATGTGAAAGAAAATATAGATGGAGATAGGAAAATATTTGAAGTAGAAGCAATGGTAAAAATTGATGCAATTGTAAATGATATAGAGGAAAAAGAAGTTGTGGTAGATGCTTATTCGCCAAGTAAAAAGTTAAAGATCGATAAAAAGAAAGTAGTCTTTAACCAAACAGTAGGAAAAAATGCTTCTAATATGGTAGTAAAGGAAATGTTAGATCTTCCTTCTAATTATCCAGAAATTTTTAAGGTGTTTAGTATAAATACAAACCCTATAATTACAGAAGTGAGCATGGTTGAAGATAAAAATATTATTGAAGGGATTATTGAAGCGGATGTATTATATATATCCCAAGATAAGGACCAATCAGCACATAGTTTCCGCCAGGAAATACCATTTAGACATTTTGTTGAGGTGGATGGAGCAAGAGAAGGAATGCAAACAGAAGTTGACATACATATCAATGATGTAGATTACAGCTTAATAAATCCTGAACAAATAGAGCTTAAGGTAAACATAGGTGCTAGTTGTATTGTAAGCAAAAAACTAGAGATAGACGTTTTAGTAGATGCGGAAGAATTAGATGAAATGGTGGATTTAAGCAAACGACCAAGTATTACAATATATTATGTACAGCCAGGAGATACACTTTGGAAAATTGCAAAAAGATATCATACAACTGTAGATGATTTGATAAAGACAAATAATATAGAAAATCCAGAAAGGATTATACCAGGAGATCAGATTATTATTCAAAAAACATTTAAATATAAGATTTAA
- the argF gene encoding ornithine carbamoyltransferase, with amino-acid sequence MGINLKGRSFLTLKDFTPQEIKYLLDLSIDLKKKKRVGGKEKLLEGKNVVLLFEKSSTRTRCSFEVAAMDEGAGVTFLGVNDSHIGKKESIKDTAKVLGRIYDGIQFRGFKQETVEALATYSGVPVWNGLTDMYHPTQILADFLTVIEHVNKPLHKVKFVYVGDARNNMGNSLMIGAAKMGMDFVALAPKELFPEEALVKEMKEIAKETKATITLTEDIEEVKNADVIYTDVWVSMGEEDQFEERIKKLLPYQVNMDMILKTNNPDVIFMHCLPAFHDLETKVGKEIYEKYGLKEMEVTDEVFQSKYSVVFDEAENRLHTIKAIMVATMS; translated from the coding sequence ATGGGAATAAATTTAAAGGGGAGAAGCTTTCTTACCTTAAAGGACTTTACACCACAAGAAATAAAGTATCTATTAGATTTATCTATCGATTTAAAAAAGAAAAAAAGAGTCGGTGGAAAAGAAAAACTATTAGAAGGAAAAAATGTAGTATTATTATTTGAAAAATCATCTACTAGAACAAGATGTTCTTTTGAGGTTGCAGCAATGGATGAAGGTGCTGGGGTTACCTTTTTAGGAGTGAATGACAGTCATATAGGAAAAAAAGAATCTATAAAGGATACGGCAAAAGTATTAGGCAGAATATATGATGGAATTCAGTTTAGAGGATTTAAACAAGAAACGGTAGAAGCTTTAGCTACCTATTCAGGAGTGCCTGTATGGAACGGACTTACAGACATGTATCATCCAACACAAATACTAGCAGATTTCTTAACAGTTATTGAGCATGTAAATAAGCCTTTGCATAAAGTAAAATTTGTATATGTAGGAGACGCAAGGAATAATATGGGGAATTCGCTTATGATTGGTGCTGCAAAAATGGGAATGGATTTTGTTGCGTTAGCACCAAAAGAACTGTTTCCAGAGGAAGCTTTAGTAAAAGAGATGAAAGAAATAGCAAAAGAAACAAAAGCTACTATTACATTAACAGAAGACATAGAAGAAGTAAAAAATGCAGATGTAATTTATACAGACGTATGGGTATCAATGGGAGAAGAAGACCAATTCGAAGAAAGAATAAAAAAATTACTTCCTTATCAAGTAAATATGGATATGATACTTAAGACTAATAATCCAGATGTAATTTTTATGCATTGCCTGCCAGCATTTCATGATTTAGAAACAAAGGTTGGAAAAGAGATTTATGAAAAATATGGGTTAAAAGAAATGGAAGTTACGGATGAAGTATTTCAAAGTAAGTATTCTGTAGTATTTGATGAAGCTGAAAATAGACTTCATACAATAAAGGCTATAATGGTTGCTACGATGTCATAA
- a CDS encoding GntR family transcriptional regulator: protein MTISRLGDLRLQNYQPLRDVVFEHLRNAILNGNLKPSERLMEVQIAEQLGVSRTPVREAIRKLELEGLVVMIARKGAYVADVSVKDILDVLEVRSVLEGLAAALAAERITDEELEELELISNNFKKALENDDKEKMIEKDMQFHDKILRSTRNPKLIQIAQSLQEQVQRFRTTYFIEYNQLKTILSDHQEILEAISNREVEKAQKVAQKHVDDLESTIMKFADKIKKE, encoded by the coding sequence ATGACCATAAGTAGATTAGGAGATTTAAGACTTCAAAATTATCAACCGCTTAGGGATGTAGTTTTTGAACATCTAAGAAATGCCATTCTAAATGGAAATTTAAAACCTAGTGAGAGATTAATGGAAGTTCAAATAGCAGAACAGTTAGGGGTAAGTAGAACACCTGTTAGAGAAGCCATCAGAAAATTAGAATTAGAAGGTCTTGTAGTGATGATTGCTAGAAAAGGAGCTTATGTTGCAGATGTATCAGTAAAGGATATTTTAGATGTATTAGAAGTAAGAAGTGTATTAGAAGGATTAGCAGCTGCCTTAGCAGCAGAGAGAATAACAGATGAAGAATTAGAAGAACTTGAATTAATATCTAATAATTTTAAAAAAGCATTAGAAAATGATGATAAAGAAAAAATGATTGAAAAGGATATGCAGTTTCATGATAAAATATTACGGTCTACTCGAAATCCAAAATTGATTCAGATTGCTCAAAGCTTACAAGAGCAGGTGCAAAGATTTAGAACAACTTATTTTATAGAATACAATCAATTAAAAACCATATTGTCAGATCACCAGGAAATTCTTGAAGCTATCTCTAATAGAGAAGTAGAAAAAGCTCAAAAGGTAGCACAAAAGCATGTGGATGATCTGGAAAGTACGATTATGAAATTTGCAGATAAAATAAAAAAAGAATAG
- a CDS encoding GerAB/ArcD/ProY family transporter, whose amino-acid sequence MNRNNDKISSFQLGLILAVNMVGVGILTLPRTITEAVGPDGWIVLCITILIVFCLTLFMTKLTRKFPQETVVEFSTTLIGKPLGLIISIGFCIYFIIISAAEVRVFGEIAKEYLLFNTPIEVLIITLLATAAYLVRSGIEPIARMAQIVFPIVTCIAIVLILPVLPEIDMTNLLPFFHTPILKILKAIPITFFSFIGIEVLMVFSAFVVDLRNITKHAFMSVGMVGAIYMFIIIVTVARFGIIESTHIIWPSIELFKTVDLPGAFIENIQVFVIAMWIFSVFMTLVVLYFGASLILSRVLKSREQNYFVLPILPIIYYISLIPDNIAQVNDYIDLLSNYLGSFYVIILPLLLLGVSIFRKKKGGKKGA is encoded by the coding sequence ATGAATAGAAACAATGATAAAATATCTAGCTTCCAATTGGGATTAATTCTTGCTGTTAACATGGTAGGGGTAGGAATTTTGACTCTTCCTAGAACTATTACAGAAGCAGTAGGTCCTGATGGATGGATTGTACTATGTATTACTATTTTGATCGTTTTTTGTTTGACCCTTTTTATGACCAAACTTACAAGAAAATTTCCTCAAGAAACAGTGGTGGAATTTAGTACTACATTGATAGGAAAGCCCTTAGGACTAATAATATCTATAGGGTTTTGTATATATTTTATTATAATATCTGCTGCTGAAGTAAGAGTATTTGGAGAAATAGCAAAAGAATATTTGCTTTTTAATACACCTATTGAGGTATTGATTATTACATTGCTAGCTACAGCTGCTTATTTAGTTAGGAGTGGTATAGAGCCAATTGCAAGAATGGCGCAGATTGTATTTCCTATTGTTACATGCATTGCAATTGTACTGATACTTCCTGTGCTTCCAGAAATTGATATGACAAATTTATTGCCTTTTTTTCATACTCCAATATTGAAAATTTTAAAAGCAATTCCTATTACTTTTTTTAGTTTTATAGGAATAGAGGTGCTTATGGTTTTTTCTGCATTTGTAGTAGATTTAAGAAATATTACAAAACATGCATTTATGTCTGTAGGGATGGTAGGGGCTATCTATATGTTTATAATCATTGTAACGGTTGCAAGGTTTGGGATAATTGAGAGTACTCATATTATATGGCCGTCAATTGAGCTTTTTAAGACAGTAGATTTACCAGGGGCTTTTATAGAAAATATTCAAGTTTTTGTGATCGCTATGTGGATTTTTTCTGTATTTATGACTTTAGTGGTTTTATACTTTGGGGCTAGTCTTATATTGAGTAGAGTTTTAAAATCAAGGGAGCAAAACTACTTTGTATTGCCTATACTTCCTATTATTTATTATATTTCTTTGATACCAGATAATATAGCTCAGGTAAATGATTATATAGATTTGCTTTCAAACTATTTAGGGAGTTTTTATGTTATAATACTGCCTTTGTTGCTTTTAGGGGTCAGTATATTTAGAAAGAAAAAAGGAGGGAAGAAGGGTGCATAA
- the ispE gene encoding 4-(cytidine 5'-diphospho)-2-C-methyl-D-erythritol kinase has protein sequence MDEIKIRGRAKINLSLDVLRRREDGYHEVKMIMQQIDLYDEILLKNIDKGILLESNCEFIPTHEGNIAYKAAKLMMEKFHVDRGVHIYIDKKIPVAAGLAGGSTDAAAVMIGLNKLWGINATKEELMEASLSLGADVPFCILGGAALAEGIGEKLTPIRGINEWVVLCKPNISVSTASVYGNLDVSKIRKHPNTDIILNALENQDLQSVVENLCNVLEPVTESMHPIVKDIKRKMLEYHAWGSLMSGSGPTVFGIYKDYNKAKSAYENLSKVYNQVYLVKTYDGRGSYDHK, from the coding sequence ATGGATGAAATAAAGATACGAGGCAGAGCAAAGATTAATTTATCATTAGATGTTTTAAGAAGAAGAGAGGATGGCTATCATGAAGTAAAGATGATTATGCAACAGATAGATTTATATGATGAAATATTATTAAAAAATATAGATAAGGGAATTCTATTGGAAAGCAACTGTGAATTTATCCCTACTCATGAAGGAAACATTGCATATAAAGCAGCAAAGCTTATGATGGAAAAGTTTCATGTGGATAGGGGTGTACACATATACATAGATAAAAAGATTCCAGTAGCAGCAGGCCTTGCAGGAGGAAGTACAGATGCAGCAGCTGTAATGATAGGGCTAAATAAATTATGGGGAATTAATGCTACGAAGGAAGAACTTATGGAGGCGAGTTTATCTTTAGGAGCTGATGTTCCTTTTTGTATATTAGGAGGAGCAGCGCTAGCTGAGGGAATTGGTGAAAAATTAACGCCTATAAGAGGAATTAATGAATGGGTTGTTCTTTGCAAACCAAATATAAGTGTATCTACAGCAAGTGTATATGGTAATTTAGATGTAAGTAAAATTAGGAAGCATCCAAATACAGATATAATATTAAATGCTTTAGAAAATCAAGATTTGCAAAGTGTTGTGGAGAATTTATGCAATGTTTTAGAACCTGTAACAGAAAGCATGCATCCTATTGTAAAAGATATTAAAAGAAAAATGTTAGAATATCATGCTTGGGGAAGTTTGATGAGTGGAAGTGGCCCAACAGTATTTGGTATATATAAAGATTACAACAAAGCAAAAAGTGCTTATGAAAATTTGAGCAAAGTATACAATCAAGTGTATCTTGTCAAGACTTATGATGGGAGGGGATCGTATGACCATAAGTAG